From the Cloacibacillus sp. genome, one window contains:
- a CDS encoding ASKHA domain-containing protein: MESSEKVTIKFLPDGIEATAPKGRMLFDVAASAGVKIDRHCGGAGVCGKCRVMVKDKDILGQITETEKNFFSSDEVEAGIRLSCCSAVQKSGTVYVVDRAASDGHRILEGFSGSISEWRPDSAGYGISVDIGTTTVVCCLYDLNEHKETDKISFLNPQVTFGDDVISRIAYSSSEQGALERIQKIITDDMNKAVGTLVHRNGIKRCAVTEIVIAANTVMEHLFVGVSPESIGRSPYAPAFSLYPPFKASQIGIEISENGTIKMLPNVAGYVGADIVAGVAALDIDASNEIRLLVDIGTNNEIVIGNAQALYCCATAAGPALEGARIQYGMRASLGAIEKVTFKDGQLCCETIGDVPPTGLCGSGLIDAVALLVNTGVINKGGRFEYPEKCTDTRFKDRLGRNKNGMVQLLLTDEENPVYLTQKDIREVQLAVSAVKVGVEVMLEKAGITTEEVSEVCLAGAFGNHINIESAVRVGLIPDVDSTKIRGVSNTSGLGASMALASVDFYERTKKTAAKMSYIELSSLSDFQDRFIKAMTF; this comes from the coding sequence ATGGAATCTTCGGAAAAGGTAACAATAAAATTTCTTCCAGACGGAATTGAGGCCACAGCGCCAAAAGGCCGGATGCTCTTTGATGTCGCGGCATCAGCCGGTGTAAAAATAGACCGCCACTGCGGTGGAGCCGGGGTGTGCGGCAAATGTCGCGTCATGGTCAAAGACAAAGATATTCTTGGGCAAATAACGGAGACAGAGAAAAACTTCTTTTCGAGTGATGAGGTTGAGGCCGGCATCCGTCTCTCCTGTTGTTCTGCCGTGCAAAAAAGCGGCACAGTCTATGTAGTAGACAGAGCTGCGTCAGACGGCCACCGCATACTGGAGGGCTTTTCAGGGAGCATCTCCGAATGGAGGCCTGACTCTGCAGGCTACGGCATATCCGTTGACATTGGCACAACGACGGTAGTCTGCTGTCTCTATGACCTTAACGAACATAAAGAGACCGACAAAATTTCATTTCTGAATCCTCAGGTGACCTTTGGCGACGATGTCATCTCAAGGATAGCCTACTCTTCGTCCGAACAGGGCGCTCTTGAACGCATACAAAAAATTATAACGGACGATATGAATAAAGCAGTTGGGACGCTTGTTCATAGAAACGGTATCAAACGCTGCGCCGTCACAGAAATCGTTATCGCAGCCAACACCGTAATGGAACACCTCTTTGTCGGCGTCTCTCCCGAAAGCATCGGCAGGAGCCCCTATGCACCAGCCTTTTCGCTTTACCCGCCCTTTAAGGCGTCTCAGATAGGCATAGAAATAAGCGAAAACGGAACTATCAAAATGCTGCCGAATGTGGCGGGCTATGTCGGAGCGGACATAGTAGCTGGAGTCGCAGCGCTTGATATAGACGCCTCAAATGAAATAAGGCTGCTAGTCGATATAGGGACAAATAACGAGATAGTCATCGGCAACGCGCAGGCGCTATACTGCTGTGCTACGGCCGCGGGGCCGGCCCTTGAAGGCGCGCGCATACAATATGGCATGAGGGCGAGCCTAGGCGCGATAGAAAAGGTCACGTTCAAAGATGGACAGCTTTGCTGCGAGACGATAGGGGATGTCCCGCCCACAGGACTCTGTGGCTCAGGACTCATCGACGCAGTGGCCCTTTTGGTCAATACCGGCGTCATCAACAAAGGCGGCCGCTTTGAATATCCTGAAAAATGCACGGACACCCGCTTTAAAGACAGGCTGGGACGCAATAAAAACGGAATGGTGCAGCTGCTCCTCACCGACGAGGAAAACCCCGTCTATCTTACCCAAAAGGACATAAGAGAGGTACAGCTTGCAGTAAGCGCCGTAAAGGTCGGCGTAGAGGTAATGCTGGAAAAGGCCGGCATCACAACGGAGGAGGTCTCCGAGGTCTGCCTTGCTGGCGCCTTCGGCAATCATATCAACATCGAAAGCGCAGTCCGCGTCGGGCTTATTCCAGACGTAGACAGTACAAAAATCCGCGGAGTCAGTAACACGTCGGGATTGGGCGCCTCAATGGCCCTTGCCTCCGTTGATTTTTATGAGCGCACAAAAAAGACGGCGGCAAAAATGTCGTATATCGAACTGTCTTCCCTTTCAGATTTTCAGGACCGCTTCATTAAAGCGATGACCTTCTGA
- a CDS encoding aminotransferase class III-fold pyridoxal phosphate-dependent enzyme has protein sequence MYTNIKHSLEIVARDKKVISPCSRSPYYPFAVRSGSGALLKDADGNQYIDFSAGAASLNTGTCHPKIVEAIKKQADELLCYTIGYMYEESAVELAEKLVNITPGGFTKKVAYGLSGSDSIDGAVKFARKFTGRSEIISFETAYHGSTYGALSASAICLGMRRGIGPMLPGFHHFSYPQCARCQWKEEPHTCQLHCLKEIEHAFALYLPPEEVAAVLFEPIGGDVGIAVPAKRYVEALAELCRRHGILLVSDEVQQGMGRTGKWFAIEHFGVEPDMIAVSKSLASGMPLSAIIMREEIADSLTDPGHCFTLAANAVCCRAALATIEVIEDEGLIARSRLLGQKIMERLEEMKRDIPELGETRGLGLTIGQDIIKTDGSPDRNACAKICYRCWQRGLILTFLSDNVLRIQPPLVISDEEAERGLIIIAEAISDYRNGLIGDEVLEFAKGWS, from the coding sequence ATGTACACCAACATCAAACATTCTTTGGAGATAGTTGCGCGCGACAAGAAGGTCATATCTCCGTGTTCACGTTCTCCGTACTATCCCTTTGCCGTTCGGTCCGGTTCAGGCGCGCTGCTGAAAGACGCTGATGGCAATCAATATATAGATTTCTCCGCCGGTGCAGCCTCTCTTAACACAGGAACATGCCATCCTAAAATTGTAGAGGCAATAAAAAAACAGGCGGATGAACTGCTTTGTTATACCATCGGGTATATGTATGAAGAATCCGCGGTAGAGCTTGCCGAAAAACTTGTCAATATCACGCCAGGCGGCTTTACTAAGAAGGTCGCGTATGGACTTTCCGGTTCGGACTCCATTGACGGAGCTGTAAAATTTGCCAGAAAATTCACGGGACGCAGTGAAATAATCTCATTTGAAACCGCCTATCATGGCAGCACCTACGGAGCGCTTTCAGCTTCCGCAATATGTCTTGGCATGAGGCGAGGCATCGGCCCCATGCTGCCTGGTTTCCACCACTTTTCCTACCCTCAGTGCGCGCGCTGCCAGTGGAAAGAAGAGCCGCACACGTGTCAGCTTCACTGCCTGAAAGAGATAGAACACGCCTTCGCGCTTTATCTTCCTCCAGAAGAGGTTGCGGCCGTTCTCTTTGAGCCGATCGGAGGCGACGTCGGCATAGCCGTTCCCGCGAAACGCTATGTGGAAGCGCTTGCCGAGCTTTGCCGCAGGCACGGCATACTGCTTGTCTCAGACGAAGTACAGCAGGGAATGGGACGCACCGGAAAATGGTTTGCCATAGAACATTTCGGTGTGGAGCCGGATATGATAGCCGTTTCAAAATCTCTTGCGTCGGGCATGCCGCTCAGCGCCATCATCATGCGTGAAGAAATAGCCGATTCCCTGACAGACCCAGGACACTGTTTCACGCTTGCCGCAAACGCCGTTTGCTGCCGCGCCGCCCTTGCCACCATAGAAGTGATAGAAGATGAGGGACTTATTGCAAGAAGCCGTCTTCTGGGACAAAAAATAATGGAGCGCCTTGAAGAGATGAAGCGTGACATCCCTGAACTTGGAGAGACCAGAGGGCTTGGACTCACCATCGGTCAGGATATAATAAAGACGGACGGTTCTCCTGACAGGAACGCCTGCGCAAAAATCTGCTATCGCTGCTGGCAGAGAGGCCTCATCCTGACATTTCTCAGCGACAACGTACTGAGGATCCAGCCTCCGCTTGTTATCTCCGACGAGGAGGCCGAGAGAGGGCTTATAATAATAGCAGAGGCCATCAGCGACTACAGAAACGGCCTTATAGGAGACGAAGTGCTCGAGTTTGCAAAGGGATGGTCATAA
- a CDS encoding corrinoid protein, which yields MSIAQIQQYMVDGEGDAAVALVNELLAKGTPAQDIMTGLTDEMGELGKKFENFEVFLPDLMIAGDAFMQIMDVLKEHLVAAPGDKKAATVIIGTVKGDYHDIGKNIVGIVLQANGFNVIDLGADVDPVAYLDAARKEKADVVGLSALMTTTMPGQEEFIKMIKDSGDNGKYLVCVGGAPTSVEWAERIGADVWSFDAFECAAKLKKLLG from the coding sequence ATGTCAATAGCTCAGATTCAGCAGTACATGGTAGACGGAGAAGGAGACGCGGCGGTAGCTCTCGTCAACGAGCTTCTCGCAAAGGGAACACCGGCACAGGATATCATGACCGGTCTCACAGATGAAATGGGAGAACTTGGAAAGAAGTTTGAAAACTTTGAAGTCTTCCTTCCCGACCTTATGATCGCGGGCGACGCGTTCATGCAGATCATGGATGTTCTCAAAGAGCACCTTGTTGCAGCCCCTGGCGACAAGAAGGCTGCTACAGTCATCATTGGTACAGTAAAGGGCGACTATCACGACATCGGTAAGAATATCGTGGGTATAGTCCTTCAGGCAAACGGCTTCAACGTCATCGACCTTGGTGCAGACGTAGACCCCGTCGCTTACCTTGACGCGGCGCGCAAAGAAAAGGCCGATGTTGTTGGACTGTCCGCTCTTATGACAACCACAATGCCTGGACAGGAAGAATTTATAAAAATGATCAAAGACTCTGGCGATAATGGCAAATACCTTGTGTGCGTCGGCGGCGCGCCGACCTCTGTCGAATGGGCGGAGCGTATCGGAGCCGATGTGTGGTCATTTGACGCGTTTGAATGCGCGGCAAAACTGAAAAAGCTTCTTGGCTAA
- the nhaC gene encoding Na+/H+ antiporter NhaC translates to MDHGNSKTRPSFAIALVTFVIIAAIISFGLLGLKLDAHVPIALAATVAALVGKFIVGITWEDMEIAICNAISSSIGALLILIAIGMLVGSWVQAGVVPGLIYYGFDVLSPGIFLTASLIICSIISVATGSSWGVGGTVGVALIGIAAGLGIPAPLTAGVIISGAYFGDKMSPLSDTTNLAPAVSGSNLFDHIQAMMWTTIPTYVIVVIITIVLGFGYATDSASSFDASRIEAFQKIIAAEFSINPLYVAVPPIIVLVLAVMKCPALPSMIAGTAAASGLAMLQGKSLADALGAIHYGYESTVATKLSEAATEGLPALMNELGIAGVTPQAAHEVSSLVTELLNRGGLDSMMWSLSLIMIALVLGGVMESCHYLDVLLNPLLYRVRTVGGFVTLVVSSCFVSNVFLGDQYLAIVVPGRMFKTAVARTELSPRMLSRTLEDCGTMTAVLVPWTGCGAFQSGALGVPTLSYAPYCFLNYLNPFVAIIISYLGIGNYWGKDKADKIEKRTALVFPPEEADATA, encoded by the coding sequence ATGGATCACGGTAACAGCAAAACAAGGCCCAGTTTCGCAATTGCTTTGGTAACTTTTGTCATCATCGCAGCAATAATCAGTTTTGGTCTTCTTGGACTAAAATTGGACGCACACGTACCCATCGCCCTCGCAGCAACCGTTGCGGCTCTCGTCGGAAAATTTATTGTAGGTATTACTTGGGAAGATATGGAGATTGCTATTTGCAACGCGATATCGTCCTCAATAGGAGCGCTGCTCATCCTTATAGCGATAGGTATGCTTGTAGGTTCATGGGTGCAGGCCGGAGTCGTGCCAGGGCTTATTTATTATGGATTTGATGTCCTTTCTCCCGGCATTTTTCTGACAGCTTCGTTGATTATCTGTTCGATAATTTCTGTAGCAACAGGGTCTTCATGGGGCGTAGGCGGTACGGTCGGAGTCGCTCTCATCGGCATAGCGGCCGGTCTTGGCATCCCAGCTCCGCTTACAGCCGGAGTCATCATCTCTGGAGCATACTTTGGAGATAAAATGTCCCCCCTTTCGGATACGACCAATCTGGCCCCGGCCGTTTCCGGTTCAAATCTTTTTGACCATATCCAGGCGATGATGTGGACCACCATTCCAACTTACGTAATCGTGGTGATTATTACAATAGTGCTGGGATTTGGATACGCCACCGATTCCGCGTCTTCTTTCGACGCAAGCCGCATAGAGGCATTCCAGAAAATAATCGCCGCCGAGTTTTCCATCAACCCGCTGTATGTAGCTGTTCCTCCGATAATAGTCCTGGTTCTGGCCGTCATGAAATGCCCGGCCCTCCCGAGCATGATAGCGGGTACTGCGGCGGCCTCAGGACTTGCGATGCTTCAGGGAAAGAGCCTTGCGGACGCCCTTGGCGCGATCCATTACGGCTACGAATCCACGGTAGCTACAAAACTCTCAGAGGCGGCCACAGAGGGACTGCCAGCACTGATGAATGAACTGGGCATAGCAGGCGTCACGCCGCAGGCGGCGCATGAAGTCAGCTCTCTTGTCACGGAACTCCTCAACAGAGGCGGCCTGGACAGTATGATGTGGTCACTTTCTCTTATCATGATCGCCCTTGTTCTTGGCGGAGTTATGGAAAGCTGCCATTATCTGGATGTTCTTCTTAACCCGCTGCTCTACAGAGTCCGTACAGTCGGCGGTTTCGTAACGCTTGTCGTCTCCTCCTGCTTCGTCAGCAACGTCTTCCTCGGTGACCAGTACCTTGCGATAGTGGTTCCCGGCCGCATGTTCAAAACGGCCGTCGCCAGAACGGAGCTCTCTCCGAGGATGCTTTCCAGAACGTTGGAAGACTGTGGAACTATGACGGCGGTCCTTGTCCCCTGGACTGGGTGCGGAGCGTTCCAATCTGGAGCCCTAGGCGTTCCGACCCTTTCGTACGCGCCGTATTGTTTCCTCAATTATCTAAACCCGTTCGTTGCTATAATCATCTCCTACCTTGGCATAGGGAATTATTGGGGCAAGGATAAGGCCGACAAAATTGAGAAGCGTACAGCTTTGGTCTTCCCACCTGAGGAGGCCGACGCAACAGCCTAA
- a CDS encoding monomethylamine:corrinoid methyltransferase, which translates to MSTFRMWEVFAKADNGPFYKDQSEWMIKSFIPNMKRVIKEHDIKYDGKTIVNCDDALADRVWEAAKDFFVSVGVYNQDTHRVMKFTEREVNEVLYTKRPKYMIGAGHDQRWLQVRGIEDKERRPFHLFSPDANFSTDIHKKACMAYLKEPLLDGLCAPLLEDFMGRKATSQSPTEVAAAMEHAMNLRDAQRLVGRPDVWTVSVGTAESAQAQIAAGNPEWGVRQSHLDGRMVSILTEMTTNNAMLNKSLHYRSYGNVFGNLCGAIYGGHAGGTEGTLILQTAYNIEGACLYGSCWALNFPFHLKWQSTTTRELLWLQSVLSQAMSRNSNLIFLNNLFANAGPATEQLYWECANHAIATESSGGNPWGAATCRNKFTDMATPLEGRFYHETSEASFKMRLTRAQANEICQKLMEKYEKLIPIDNYGKTIQEVYDMEKLAPRQEFLDQYNRMRDELNKLGVEYAY; encoded by the coding sequence ATGTCAACATTCAGAATGTGGGAAGTATTTGCAAAGGCTGATAACGGCCCCTTCTACAAAGATCAGAGCGAGTGGATGATCAAGAGCTTCATTCCTAATATGAAGAGGGTCATCAAAGAGCATGATATCAAATATGATGGCAAAACAATAGTTAACTGCGACGACGCTCTGGCCGACAGAGTGTGGGAAGCTGCAAAAGATTTCTTTGTTTCCGTTGGCGTTTATAACCAGGATACCCACCGCGTAATGAAGTTTACAGAACGCGAAGTCAACGAAGTGCTTTACACAAAGCGCCCGAAGTACATGATCGGCGCAGGCCATGATCAGCGTTGGCTCCAGGTTCGCGGAATAGAAGATAAAGAGCGCCGTCCCTTCCATCTCTTCAGCCCCGACGCCAACTTCAGCACCGATATCCATAAGAAGGCCTGCATGGCTTACCTGAAGGAACCCCTTCTTGACGGTCTATGCGCACCTCTGCTTGAAGACTTCATGGGCCGCAAGGCTACGTCACAGAGCCCGACCGAAGTTGCAGCCGCTATGGAACATGCGATGAACTTAAGAGACGCGCAGCGCCTCGTTGGACGCCCTGACGTTTGGACTGTTTCTGTTGGTACGGCGGAATCAGCGCAGGCTCAGATCGCAGCCGGAAACCCAGAATGGGGAGTACGTCAGTCACACCTTGACGGCCGCATGGTCTCTATCCTTACAGAAATGACCACCAACAATGCGATGCTCAATAAGTCCCTCCATTACCGTTCATACGGCAACGTATTCGGCAACCTTTGCGGAGCCATCTACGGCGGCCATGCCGGCGGCACTGAAGGTACACTGATCCTCCAAACGGCCTATAACATCGAAGGCGCATGCCTCTACGGTTCATGCTGGGCACTGAATTTCCCCTTCCATCTGAAGTGGCAGTCAACGACGACAAGGGAACTTCTCTGGCTCCAGAGTGTGCTGAGCCAGGCGATGTCACGCAATTCAAACCTTATCTTCCTCAACAACCTCTTTGCAAACGCCGGCCCCGCCACAGAGCAGCTCTACTGGGAATGCGCGAACCACGCGATCGCCACAGAGTCTTCCGGCGGAAATCCGTGGGGCGCAGCCACCTGCCGCAATAAGTTCACCGACATGGCGACCCCGCTTGAGGGACGTTTCTATCATGAGACATCTGAAGCGTCATTCAAGATGCGTCTTACAAGAGCTCAGGCAAATGAAATATGCCAGAAGCTTATGGAGAAGTATGAGAAACTTATTCCTATCGATAACTACGGCAAGACGATACAGGAAGTGTACGACATGGAGAAACTTGCGCCGCGTCAGGAGTTCCTCGATCAGTACAACCGTATGAGAGACGAACTCAATAAGCTGGGTGTAGAGTACGCATATTAA
- a CDS encoding monomethylamine:corrinoid methyltransferase → MSTFRMWEVFDKAQTGPFCKDQNTYTITRFIPEMKRVIKKYNIVWDKKSAVNMDDTMADAVWNAAKEFFISVGVYNQDTHRVMEFTEEEVDEILGTCQPRYMVGAGHDQRAIGARKVEDKETRPFFLFSPDMSYSSDIHKKACMAYLKEPLIDGLCAPLLEDFMGVKIRSNSPSEVAGAMEHAMNLRDAMRLVGKPDIYSVSVGTAESDQAQIAAANKEWGVRPSHYDGRMVSILTELTTNDAMLNKSFHYRAYGNVFGNLCGAIYGGYAGGVEATAILQTVYNIQGACLYGAQWSLCFPFHMKWQTNTGKEMLWILSANSQAVARNSNLIFLESLFANAGPGTDLVYYEAAAHALTVETSGANIWGAGTCRNKFCDMATPLESRMFHETALASFKNRMTREEANDIALKLLEKYEKHIPEDHYGYKIQEVYDMDKVTVRPEFTAQYKKIKEELKALGVKYAY, encoded by the coding sequence ATGTCTACGTTCAGAATGTGGGAAGTTTTTGATAAAGCACAGACAGGGCCTTTTTGCAAAGACCAGAATACGTATACCATCACCCGCTTTATTCCAGAAATGAAGAGAGTTATAAAGAAATACAACATCGTATGGGATAAAAAAAGCGCAGTGAATATGGACGACACTATGGCGGATGCTGTATGGAATGCAGCAAAAGAGTTTTTTATCAGCGTGGGAGTATATAACCAGGACACGCACCGCGTCATGGAGTTTACAGAAGAAGAAGTCGATGAAATCCTTGGCACCTGCCAGCCTCGCTATATGGTTGGCGCCGGTCATGACCAGCGTGCAATAGGCGCCAGAAAGGTTGAAGATAAAGAGACCCGCCCGTTCTTTCTCTTCAGCCCTGACATGAGCTACAGTTCCGATATACATAAAAAGGCATGCATGGCATATCTTAAAGAACCCTTAATTGACGGACTTTGCGCCCCGCTGTTGGAGGATTTTATGGGCGTTAAAATACGCTCAAACTCCCCGTCGGAGGTTGCTGGAGCGATGGAGCATGCCATGAATCTTCGTGATGCGATGCGCCTTGTCGGTAAGCCCGATATCTATTCAGTGTCAGTTGGCACGGCAGAGAGTGACCAAGCCCAAATCGCCGCGGCCAACAAGGAATGGGGGGTTCGTCCGTCACACTATGACGGCCGAATGGTTTCAATACTTACAGAGTTGACGACCAATGATGCGATGCTCAATAAATCATTCCACTATCGCGCCTATGGGAATGTCTTTGGTAACCTGTGCGGCGCAATATATGGCGGTTATGCCGGCGGAGTAGAAGCCACAGCCATACTCCAGACGGTATATAACATTCAAGGCGCTTGTCTTTATGGGGCACAGTGGAGCCTTTGCTTCCCATTCCACATGAAGTGGCAGACCAATACTGGTAAAGAAATGTTGTGGATCCTTTCCGCAAATTCACAGGCCGTTGCTCGCAATTCAAACCTGATCTTCCTTGAAAGCCTGTTTGCAAATGCGGGGCCAGGCACAGATTTAGTTTATTATGAGGCCGCCGCCCACGCACTGACCGTTGAGACTTCGGGAGCGAACATTTGGGGAGCGGGCACCTGCCGCAATAAATTCTGCGACATGGCGACCCCGCTTGAGTCACGCATGTTCCATGAAACAGCGCTTGCCTCTTTTAAGAACCGTATGACGAGAGAAGAGGCTAACGACATTGCACTTAAACTTCTTGAAAAATATGAAAAACATATCCCTGAAGATCACTATGGTTACAAGATCCAGGAAGTGTATGACATGGATAAAGTGACGGTGCGCCCTGAATTCACGGCCCAATATAAGAAAATAAAAGAGGAGCTCAAAGCGCTTGGAGTGAAGTACGCCTATTGA
- a CDS encoding GntR family transcriptional regulator gives MVNDIYISLKQDILWLRLKPKTMLTESLLADIYKTSKTPIREALSMLVRDELVSIFPRKGYMVTDVSLTDMRDMHQYRYILENANLVYAVKNATQEQLEHLDALAEKDRYYTEEVPHFSKEAMSNNAFHFYLAEMTGNRILLKQLTDTLEKLQRIMYFVAEKNYMFRGCEEHHQLVRHIANKELEKAQIVLHHHISEVLEHISQARAISKLF, from the coding sequence ATGGTAAATGATATTTATATATCACTAAAACAGGATATTCTCTGGCTTCGTTTAAAGCCAAAAACTATGCTGACCGAATCTCTGTTGGCGGATATTTACAAAACTAGCAAAACGCCTATACGCGAGGCACTTTCAATGCTCGTCAGGGACGAACTCGTCAGTATCTTTCCAAGAAAAGGATACATGGTAACGGACGTTTCTCTTACTGATATGCGTGACATGCATCAATACCGCTACATACTTGAAAATGCCAATCTGGTCTACGCGGTAAAGAACGCTACACAGGAACAGCTGGAGCATCTTGACGCGCTGGCAGAAAAAGATCGCTACTACACAGAAGAAGTACCCCATTTTTCAAAAGAGGCAATGTCAAACAACGCCTTTCATTTTTACCTTGCTGAAATGACTGGAAATAGAATATTGCTTAAACAGCTGACTGATACCCTTGAAAAACTCCAACGCATAATGTATTTTGTCGCAGAAAAAAACTATATGTTTAGAGGCTGCGAGGAGCATCATCAGCTGGTAAGACATATTGCAAACAAAGAATTAGAAAAAGCTCAGATAGTTCTGCACCATCACATAAGCGAAGTTCTGGAACACATCTCCCAGGCTCGCGCCATTTCTAAATTATTTTAA
- a CDS encoding corrinoid protein — MSITTVRQYMVDGEGDEAVTLVKQLIADGTEARDIMNGLTDEMGILGKKFENFEVFLPDLMIAGDAFMQIMEVLKGHLIANADDKAAKRVIIGTVKGDYHDIGKNIVGIVLQANGFEVIDLGADVDPVAYLEAARKEKADVVGLSALMTTTMPGQEEFIKMVAEAGDKGKYLVCVGGAPTSIEWAKRIGADVWSFDAFECAAKLKEILG; from the coding sequence ATGTCAATAACAACGGTTCGTCAGTATATGGTTGACGGAGAGGGCGATGAGGCTGTAACGCTTGTAAAACAGCTTATTGCTGATGGCACAGAGGCTCGAGATATTATGAACGGGCTTACGGACGAGATGGGGATACTTGGTAAGAAATTTGAGAACTTTGAAGTTTTCCTGCCGGACCTCATGATTGCTGGCGATGCCTTTATGCAAATAATGGAGGTCCTTAAGGGACATCTGATAGCCAATGCTGATGATAAAGCCGCGAAGAGAGTCATCATCGGTACGGTCAAGGGCGACTATCACGACATAGGTAAAAACATTGTAGGGATAGTGTTGCAGGCCAATGGCTTCGAAGTTATTGATCTTGGAGCTGACGTTGACCCAGTTGCTTATCTGGAAGCAGCGCGGAAAGAAAAGGCGGATGTCGTCGGGCTTTCGGCTCTAATGACAACGACGATGCCAGGGCAGGAAGAATTTATCAAGATGGTTGCTGAAGCAGGAGATAAGGGCAAGTATCTCGTCTGTGTAGGCGGAGCTCCTACTTCCATCGAATGGGCAAAACGCATCGGCGCTGATGTATGGTCATTTGACGCCTTTGAATGTGCCGCGAAATTAAAAGAAATCCTTGGCTAA
- a CDS encoding uroporphyrinogen decarboxylase family protein translates to MNGKERVLKALRFEEVDRVPWVPFTGVHVAKLIGSDAEILLKDEDVLVEAVMTAAERYNADGVCSAFDLQAEAEVLSCTLNWCKNNPPAVTGHVLSQGKTLEDLPEFTKDKGRLPMFFAATRKLVEKIGDEKAVFALCCGPFTLALHLRGSAFIMDMMKKPDEAHKVLKYCAEITRRMGEWYMETGAHVIAVVDPMTSQIAPKHFEAFVAPYVKPVIDEVHGKGGIVTLFCCGNATKNIELMMKSAPDAIAFDEQVDLQHVKDLADKYHVAFEGNIPLTTTLLFGSPLECVEDIKKRVEIGGKRGYILSPGCDLPYDTPFYNLEAIGNYMAKGEEPLKTSGFLSLEEALNQAEESGELIEDVKIEPGKVFIEIVTLDSEGCAPCQYMCEAVKNVAPIYGDKLVWRESLIKSAAGIKRTMALGVATLPTLLINNEVVFDNITPTPDALIKEIEKRM, encoded by the coding sequence ATGAACGGAAAAGAAAGAGTTTTGAAAGCTCTACGTTTTGAAGAGGTGGATAGAGTCCCGTGGGTGCCCTTTACAGGGGTACATGTCGCAAAATTGATCGGTTCAGACGCAGAAATATTGCTTAAGGATGAAGACGTACTGGTCGAGGCTGTAATGACTGCCGCGGAGCGCTATAACGCGGACGGCGTATGTTCGGCGTTCGACCTTCAGGCCGAAGCCGAGGTCCTTAGCTGCACGTTGAACTGGTGCAAAAATAACCCACCCGCAGTGACGGGACATGTTCTCTCACAGGGTAAGACGCTGGAAGATCTTCCTGAGTTTACGAAGGACAAGGGACGTCTGCCTATGTTCTTTGCGGCTACCAGAAAACTTGTGGAAAAAATAGGCGATGAGAAGGCCGTTTTTGCCCTCTGCTGTGGTCCGTTTACTTTGGCGCTCCATCTGCGCGGTTCCGCCTTCATTATGGATATGATGAAAAAACCCGACGAAGCGCACAAAGTCCTCAAATACTGCGCTGAGATCACAAGACGCATGGGCGAATGGTACATGGAGACCGGGGCTCATGTAATAGCTGTCGTCGATCCCATGACAAGCCAGATAGCCCCTAAACATTTCGAGGCTTTTGTCGCTCCCTATGTAAAACCCGTCATTGACGAAGTGCATGGTAAAGGCGGAATCGTTACCCTCTTCTGCTGCGGTAACGCTACGAAGAACATCGAACTTATGATGAAGAGCGCGCCCGACGCCATAGCGTTTGACGAGCAGGTCGATCTTCAGCATGTAAAGGATCTTGCCGATAAGTACCATGTGGCGTTTGAAGGCAACATCCCGCTTACCACTACGCTTCTTTTCGGGTCCCCGCTTGAGTGCGTTGAAGATATCAAGAAGAGGGTAGAGATCGGCGGCAAGAGAGGCTACATACTCTCTCCCGGATGCGACCTTCCGTACGACACGCCCTTCTACAATCTCGAAGCTATCGGAAACTATATGGCGAAGGGTGAAGAACCGCTCAAGACCTCAGGATTCCTGTCTCTGGAAGAGGCCCTCAATCAGGCTGAAGAATCAGGCGAGCTCATTGAAGATGTCAAGATCGAACCTGGAAAGGTCTTTATCGAAATAGTAACGCTTGACTCAGAAGGCTGTGCCCCCTGCCAGTACATGTGCGAGGCAGTTAAGAATGTGGCGCCGATTTACGGCGATAAGCTGGTATGGAGAGAATCTCTCATCAAAAGCGCCGCAGGAATCAAACGCACAATGGCTCTTGGCGTTGCGACGCTGCCTACTCTTTTGATAAACAATGAAGTCGTTTTCGATAATATAACGCCGACTCCTGACGCTCTTATTAAAGAAATCGAAAAAAGGATGTAA